One region of Thiomonas intermedia genomic DNA includes:
- the rpmA gene encoding 50S ribosomal protein L27, with protein MAQKKGGGSTRNGRDSEAKRLGVKVYGGQGISAGGIIVRQRGTKFHAGHNVGIGKDHTLFALVDGRVEFEVKSAFNRQTVSVVAN; from the coding sequence ATGGCACAGAAAAAGGGCGGCGGCTCGACGCGTAATGGTCGCGACTCAGAAGCCAAACGGCTTGGCGTGAAGGTGTATGGCGGCCAGGGCATTTCGGCTGGCGGCATCATCGTGCGCCAGCGTGGCACCAAGTTCCACGCCGGTCACAATGTCGGCATCGGCAAAGACCACACCTTGTTCGCGCTGGTCGACGGCCGCGTTGAATTTGAAGTGAAGAGCGCGTTCAATCGGCAGACGGTTTCCGTCGTAGCCAACTGA
- the rplU gene encoding 50S ribosomal protein L21 has translation MYAVIKTGGKQYRVAAGEKIKVEQMPADVGQDIVLEEVLAVVNGEDAKFGTPLVSGAKVTAKVLSHGRHDKVRIFKMRRRKHYQKHQGHRQNYTELQIETISA, from the coding sequence ATGTATGCGGTCATAAAAACCGGCGGCAAGCAGTACCGTGTTGCGGCTGGCGAAAAAATCAAGGTAGAACAGATGCCGGCAGACGTAGGTCAGGATATTGTGCTGGAAGAGGTGCTTGCCGTGGTCAACGGTGAAGACGCCAAATTCGGTACTCCCCTGGTCAGCGGTGCAAAGGTGACGGCCAAGGTGCTGTCGCACGGGCGGCACGACAAGGTGCGCATTTTCAAGATGCGTCGCCGCAAGCACTATCAGAAGCATCAGGGGCATCGGCAGAATTACACCGAGCTTCAGATCGAAACGATCTCGGCCTAA